A genomic region of Staphylococcus roterodami contains the following coding sequences:
- a CDS encoding toprim domain-containing protein, with translation MAIVNKVIIVEGKSDKKKVQQVIAEPVNIICTHGTMSIDKIDDMIESLYGKQVFVLADSDDEGERIRKWFKRYLSESEHIFIDKTYCQVANCPKKYLANVLTRHGFNCKKESSLIPNLNTERLVLANE, from the coding sequence ATGGCTATTGTAAATAAGGTAATAATTGTTGAAGGAAAATCAGATAAGAAAAAAGTACAACAAGTCATTGCAGAACCGGTAAATATTATTTGTACGCACGGAACGATGAGTATAGATAAAATAGACGATATGATAGAATCTTTATATGGGAAACAAGTTTTTGTGTTAGCAGATTCTGATGACGAAGGTGAACGAATTAGGAAATGGTTTAAACGCTATCTAAGTGAAAGTGAACACATATTTATAGATAAAACCTATTGTCAAGTTGCTAACTGTCCTAAAAAATATTTAGCAAATGTACTTACTAGACATGGTTTCAATTGTAAGAAAGAATCATCTCTCATACCGAATTTAAATACTGAAAGGTTAGTTTTAGCGAATGAATAA
- a CDS encoding thioredoxin family protein, whose amino-acid sequence MNNSIDITDVTTHYEEEKHLIFGYTPTCGTCKVSERMLDIANEILKLPLIKIDLNFHPQFCEDMQIMSVPILLLMNKDKEVKRIYAFQSVTDLLENLK is encoded by the coding sequence ATGAATAATTCAATTGACATCACAGATGTAACGACGCATTATGAGGAAGAAAAACATTTAATCTTTGGTTATACACCAACATGTGGTACATGTAAGGTTTCAGAAAGAATGTTAGATATTGCTAATGAAATATTGAAGTTACCTTTAATTAAAATAGATTTAAACTTTCATCCTCAATTTTGTGAAGATATGCAAATTATGTCAGTGCCGATTTTATTATTAATGAATAAAGATAAAGAAGTAAAACGAATTTATGCTTTTCAATCGGTGACTGATTTATTAGAAAATTTAAAATAG
- a CDS encoding ABC transporter permease, with protein MGKSFSDIINEMITMPNVQWPDVWTAIVETLYMTVVSTIFAFILGLILGVLLFLSAKGKSKGARIFYTIVSFVVNLFRAIPFIILILLLIPFTSLVLGTISGPTGALPALIIGAAPFYARLVEIAFKEIDKGVIEAAWSMGANTWTVIRKVLLPEAMPALVSGITVTAIALVGSTAVAGVIGAGGLGNLAYLTGFTRNQNDVILVSTVFILIIVFIIQFFGDWLTNKLDKR; from the coding sequence ATGGGTAAATCATTTAGCGATATTATTAATGAAATGATAACAATGCCTAATGTGCAGTGGCCAGATGTATGGACTGCAATAGTCGAAACACTTTATATGACTGTCGTTTCAACTATATTTGCTTTTATTTTAGGTCTCATCTTAGGTGTTCTTTTGTTCTTATCTGCAAAAGGTAAGTCTAAAGGTGCTAGAATTTTTTATACAATTGTATCTTTTGTCGTAAACCTATTTAGAGCTATACCATTCATTATCTTAATCCTTTTATTAATTCCTTTTACTAGTTTGGTACTTGGAACAATTAGTGGGCCAACAGGTGCATTACCAGCTTTAATTATAGGTGCGGCACCATTTTATGCTAGGCTTGTTGAAATTGCTTTTAAAGAAATTGATAAAGGTGTTATTGAAGCGGCTTGGTCAATGGGAGCAAACACTTGGACAGTCATTCGTAAAGTGCTTTTACCCGAAGCAATGCCAGCGTTAGTTTCTGGTATTACAGTTACAGCAATAGCTTTAGTAGGTTCAACTGCGGTTGCTGGAGTTATTGGCGCAGGTGGTTTAGGTAATTTAGCCTACTTAACAGGATTCACTCGAAATCAAAATGATGTCATTTTAGTATCAACAGTTTTTATTTTAATTATTGTATTTATAATCCAATTCTTCGGGGATTGGCTTACAAATAAACTTGATAAACGATAA
- a CDS encoding methionine ABC transporter ATP-binding protein: MIELKEVVKEYRTKNKQVLAVDHVNLSIKSGSIYGVIGFSGAGKSTLIRMFNNLESPTSGEVIIDGDHIGQLSKNGLRKKRQKVSMIFQHFNLLWSRTVLKNIMFPLEIAGVRRRKAKRKALELIELVGLKGKEKAYPSELSGGQKQRVGIARALANDPTVLLCDEATSALDPQTTDEILDLLLKIREQQNLTIVLITHEMHVIRRICDEVAVMENGKVIEHGPVTHVFENPQHAVTKRFVREDLNDDFEASLTDLEPLDKDAYIVRLNFAGSTTTEPIVSSLSSAFNIKINILEANIKNTKDGTVGFLILQIPFITNEDFGKFKKELIERQVKVEVLRHG, translated from the coding sequence GTGATTGAGTTAAAAGAAGTCGTCAAAGAATATCGGACTAAAAATAAACAAGTACTTGCTGTAGATCACGTTAATTTATCGATTAAATCGGGATCGATATATGGCGTCATTGGATTTTCTGGAGCAGGAAAAAGTACTTTGATTCGTATGTTTAACAATTTGGAATCGCCTACATCAGGTGAGGTCATTATTGACGGAGATCACATTGGGCAATTATCTAAAAATGGACTTAGAAAAAAAAGACAAAAAGTGAGTATGATTTTCCAACATTTTAATTTATTATGGTCAAGAACAGTACTTAAAAATATTATGTTTCCGCTTGAAATTGCTGGTGTACGTAGAAGAAAAGCGAAACGAAAAGCTTTAGAACTAATTGAGCTGGTTGGTTTAAAAGGGAAAGAAAAAGCGTACCCATCTGAGTTATCTGGTGGACAAAAACAACGTGTGGGTATTGCACGCGCATTAGCTAACGATCCGACAGTTTTACTTTGTGATGAAGCAACAAGCGCACTTGATCCGCAAACGACAGATGAAATTTTAGATCTTTTATTAAAAATTAGAGAGCAACAAAACTTAACAATCGTCTTAATTACACATGAAATGCACGTTATTCGTCGTATTTGTGATGAAGTAGCTGTTATGGAAAATGGTAAAGTGATTGAACATGGACCGGTTACTCATGTATTTGAAAATCCTCAACATGCAGTAACAAAGAGGTTTGTGAGAGAAGATTTAAACGATGATTTTGAAGCATCTCTAACAGATTTAGAGCCATTAGACAAAGACGCTTACATTGTTCGATTGAATTTTGCAGGTTCAACAACTACGGAACCAATCGTATCGAGCTTGTCTAGCGCATTTAATATCAAAATAAATATTTTAGAAGCTAATATAAAAAATACAAAAGATGGAACAGTTGGCTTTTTAATTTTACAAATTCCGTTTATTACAAACGAAGATTTTGGAAAATTCAAAAAAGAGTTAATTGAGCGACAAGTTAAAGTGGAGGTGTTAAGACATGGGTAA
- a CDS encoding MetQ/NlpA family ABC transporter substrate-binding protein, with protein sequence MKKLFGFLLVLTFAVVLTACGNGNKGGSDDKKITVGASPAPHAEILEKAKPLLKKKGYDLEIKTINDYTTPNKLLDKGEIDANYFQHTPYLNTEKKDKGYKIVSAGDVHLEPMAVYSKKYKSLKELPKGATVYVSNNPAEEGRFLKFFVDAGLIKIKKGVKIEDAKFSDITENKKDIKFNNKQSAEFLPKIYQNEDADAVIINSNFAIEQKLNPKKDSIAVESAKDNPYANLIAVKEGHQDDKKIKALIEVLQSKDIQNFINEKYNGAVIPAN encoded by the coding sequence ATGAAAAAATTATTTGGATTTTTATTAGTATTAACATTTGCAGTTGTATTAACAGCTTGCGGTAATGGAAATAAAGGTGGCAGCGATGACAAGAAAATTACAGTCGGTGCTTCACCTGCACCTCATGCTGAAATTTTAGAAAAAGCAAAACCATTATTAAAGAAAAAAGGTTATGATCTTGAAATTAAAACAATCAACGATTACACTACACCTAATAAATTATTAGATAAAGGTGAAATCGATGCAAACTATTTCCAACATACACCTTATTTAAATACTGAGAAAAAAGATAAAGGATACAAAATAGTAAGTGCTGGGGACGTTCATTTAGAACCAATGGCTGTATATTCTAAAAAATATAAAAGCTTAAAAGAATTACCAAAAGGTGCAACAGTATATGTTTCAAATAATCCAGCTGAAGAAGGACGTTTCTTGAAATTCTTTGTTGACGCAGGACTAATTAAAATTAAAAAAGGCGTAAAAATTGAAGACGCGAAATTCAGCGATATTACTGAAAATAAAAAAGATATCAAATTCAACAATAAACAATCAGCAGAATTCTTACCTAAAATTTATCAAAACGAAGATGCTGATGCGGTTATCATTAACTCAAACTTTGCAATCGAACAAAAACTTAATCCTAAAAAAGATTCAATTGCTGTTGAAAGTGCGAAAGACAATCCATATGCTAATTTAATTGCAGTTAAAGAAGGTCATCAAGATGATAAGAAAATTAAAGCATTAATCGAAGTATTACAATCTAAAGATATTCAAAACTTCATTAATGAAAAATACAATGGGGCAGTAATTCCTGCTAATTAA